One Dioscorea cayenensis subsp. rotundata cultivar TDr96_F1 chromosome 19, TDr96_F1_v2_PseudoChromosome.rev07_lg8_w22 25.fasta, whole genome shotgun sequence genomic window, GATCAAGTGATAAGGTTTGATCAACGAAAACATTAAGCTTCAACAATTCCAGGTACTAAAACAATGGTGAAAATCAACATGAAGCAAAGGCTATTCAATTAATACATAAAGAAATGGTCCAGTTGATCAGgttgaaattttatatgtttgaaGAGAATGAGTAAAACAGGTTTATTCAATTAATAGATCAAGTGATAAGGTTTGATccacaaaaacattaattaagctTGAGCGGTTCCAGGTATCACGATGATGAAAATTAACATGAAGCAAAGGCTATTGATTAATACATAAAGAATAGGTTCAGTTGATCAAATTGGGACTTTTTTATATCTTTGGAGAGAACTAGTAAAACAGTTTATTATAGAAATGGCACAGAATGACACAACAATGAAATCAGCAAAATATGCAGAACAAGTAAGGTCAACATCAGGATTCACAAAGTCAGAAGAGGGATAACTAAAGAATTAGATACCAGGAACTCACCAAACAAATGGAGCAAGAAAGATCAATTTGAAGATTTACACGGTCAAAAAGACCATAATTGAGCATCGGTTTCCCATCATCAATGGAGAGGGAGCAATCACCAAAAAACCAAGGTGCCTCAGTGCCATGGTTTGAAGCCCTTCGCCTCAAGTTAATATAGAAAGCCAATAACTCGCAAAGCCATGGCGATTGAAGAATCTCAAGATACATACTCTGAACTTTTGATCTAAAGATCTCACCTTTATTACAGTTATGAATCTGCAAACAGGGAGTCAACGTTGTATAAAGTTCAGAATTTTCATTGGAGtatgaaattgaaaaataagaaataaaggACCTTATCATATTTCTTCAAGATTTTCCTTATTGCAGCTGAATTGATAACAGCGTAGGTGATCAGTTTCTTGGCTTCTTGCATCATAGTTTCACGATTATTCAACAGCTTGCTGGCTCCAAACCAAAGAATACACTTAATGGAACATGAAGATGAATGCAGTTCAAGCAAGGTCTTAGCTTTTTCATTGAAACAACAAACAACTGCTGAAATCTCTTTGAGAAGAGACGGGAAGAAGGTGGCATCACACACTAGATTGCATACAGGTCAAAATGAGTAATAGAAATGAAAGAAATCCATATGTGaatgatataaaattatatggaatttgagagagaaaaagaagttaCCAGGACAATGGAGAGGAAGTGAGGTGCTGGGGTTGTGTTGGTGGTGCTGTGAACGGGATTTGGTCCTGCAACTCTTGAGTAGCCTTTTGAGCTTCTTGAGAGGAACTTCAGGGAGACCCCTGTTGCTTCCTTGCATGTACTCCTGATACCTTTTGCAGAACTTCATTTATTACACCCTTCTGATTCAACATTCAAGAGGAAAACACAAGGACCGTCTTCTGTGTAGAAACTTGCTTTTTGGAGATATAATCACAATGTATGTATGGACAAAACCCACTTGTCGCAATGCCgttggagaaataaataaattaaatatagtaATTCTTTTCAGTGATggataaatacatattttttctattaCCTATTTGGGCATAATAAAATTTTCGAAGGGTTGCCAGTTGCCTCAGATATTTAAAATCATTGacactatttttatattttaataattccaTAATGATTACATACTTGAATCAATGTTTGCTTGGAACTTTAGAGATGAGAAGTCTATAAAACTGGAACACAGGCCATTGTCACACATGAAAGGAATCTTACTTTTAATATAGATCTGTATTTTAGCAAATGGCCGGGCCTGTTCTTGCTGAGTCGTCGAGATGCTCTCTTTCATCGACTTCATCTCTGCGCACCAATTCGCATATGAGATCACAATAAAGCTAGCCTTTTTACAGCTCTCACAAAAGATGCAACAACCATCCATCTCACAAACAACAAAGCATAAGACATTGTGTCGCAAACTTGATAGATTTCTCATCAGAATAAAAACAGTAGAAACAACATGAATAAATATTTTGCAGAattatttaaactcaaaagagtCGGATAATAAAATCACAACCAAAATAAAACCAGACATGACAAATGGTTCTACGTCCCAATAGAGTAGAGCGGTAGTGCCCTATAGTAGAACTAAAACTACAAAGGCCAAGCGGGGCTCATGATATATCTCTTCTTAGCATTTGACTTCCTTCAAGGCATATGCGAAGTAGATGAATGTTGGATTGGTAGCACCCTCCTTATAGTATGCAAAGACCATGCTTCCCTCATCGTGCATGCTTTCACCCACAAAACTGAAGCGATGGTAGATTGATTAGATTTCCAAAAACCACATCTACAATGCAAAGATAATGTTATAGATCACACTTACAATTGAAGGTCTTTGAGCTTTCCAAGCAGATGCTTGGTGGCTCCCTCAATGTGCTTTTTGAACGCCTCTTGTTTCTCTGCTTCAAGCTTAGGTgtcaataatttgataaatcGCTTCACGTAAGTGACGAACTGTTTCTTATCAAAAGCAGGTTGCTCCTGACAAATATAATATCAGTGTCATCTGTTATGATTCTGATCTGTATGTGACTTGAGAAGAGTTtggaattaaatcaaatcatagAAAGACCAACCACCTGAAGCCTAAATGTATCAACGATATCAACAACCTTGGCTGCCTGATCATCAACACCCTCATCTTCTTCACCACCTTCAGCAGATGGATTTGCACCAATGTTGACTTCAACAGCACCTTGCACTACCCACTACAAAACAAATTGAAGTACCATCAACCACAGGGCCTATGCCACAATATTGTGCTGTAAATGTAAAGATGTGCTGCATTACAAGGCAAAATTACATGACATGCAAAAGTTACACATGCACCAAGACTTATGCTGTGATCAAACACTGCATATATTCCATTGTCAATTACATCTCTCAGGAATAAGATATCTATAGAAAATACCCTAATTGAGGCAGCTAATAAGAGATAACGTGGAAGCATGAAAAACTGACCTTGCCCTCCACTTCCCAGAGCATCCCATTTTCAATTTCAGTGTATGGGAATGAATCAGACAAAAGCTCATCTCCTGATTTTTGTGAATAAAAAGCAAAGTTAAGCAGAAGGATCAAACAACCAAATTCCATCTAGAAGATTAAAACatgatatttttcattgattggtATATCTCTAAAACACAAAGCAagtcaaaaaaattatcaacaacTCAGAAACACACAAAttatagaggaaaaaaaaacacaacagaAAAGGCTCAGAGGACAAGATTCCCAGTGCAGAGTTATATttaacaaagaagaaaagcCTTATTCAGAATAAATTTCTTTATTCCATCACAAGCAGAACGAGGTTCAATCATTTGAAAGTGTATTATCTCTGAAAGTGTGCTGGTATAGGAAAGTGAGTGTGAGTCCAAAGGAAAAACACAAACAAGTAGATGGTATTGTTCCAGTTATCAGACATTCATTGCAATGTCTTGCTCTCTTGCAGGTGGGCTGTACCTGTTATAGGTTATGTTTCATCCTTCACAATCAGCAAATACAGAATCATATTATAACTGGAAGATTGTAGCCAGATGATAAGCTGTTAGGGACTTGTTCATCCCAGGGGCACAGAGCTACGCCAAAGGGGCAACGTGAAGTCCCAACTAGTACTTTGAGTGGTCACCAAACTAACCATGAAGATGAATTACAaggtaaaaaaaatagacaCTGGTTCTAATTTTCAAAATCACGCACGTCATAAGAATTTCAGCAGGTGAACACAATAAAACTGAAAGCAAAGAAATCGCTGGTCCAGATCCATAACTCAACAAACATCAAGAACCACAGTTTCAGATTTCAGATCACAAAACAAACAGTATAAAAAACATCGCATATGATTCAACTAGTTTCATAATTCATCTACATCACCTCTAACAAGATCAGAACCTTACAAGCAACTATATATAAAAGGAAACAGATCAAAGATCAGCAAATAGAAAAGGTAATTCAGCCATGGATCAACAAGAAGTAAGAGcaacaagaatcacaacaacaaaaaaacaacgaAAAACCATAGATTGAACTCAAATCCAGAGAGGAAAGCAAAAAAACCAACAGATCTGATCGATTACCTGTGAGGAGATCCTGATAAACCAACATATTGCCTCCGATGagcaaaccctaaccctaaacctaaTCGAAGGAACCGAGAAACAAGAGCAAAGAGGCGAGGGAGGCGAGAGAATCACTCTCGATGGCGGACAAGGTCTATTTATAGGCGAGCATTGGAGAGCCCTTATCGCCGCCGAAGTAGCGAACTCTTAAAACTCCTTTATAACCGTCCGATCAGAAGATTCTCACGGGATAAACTCAATGGACGGTCGTGATCCTGTTCTAGATAAACTCATTTAAATTACATAGGAGATTTATCTTGATCCGCGTGACAGGTTATGCGAGGGATTTTTGCTTATTAGttctctaaatattttttaattattaaacgGTAGTACTTTATAAGGTCAGATAAGACTTAATGGGGAATAAAGTGAATCAATATTCTCAGCCTTTTTATGACCTCTTGCACCAATTGAGATGCTTATGCACCAACTTAAGATCAAGATCTAAAAATTAGATCTCAAATTTTAATAGTGAAAAagctttccttttttttcttttagtttttaaatttaaatttattttggtcaaataaatatgtttatgaAATCTTTAAATGAATAGGATGCTTAAATATCATTGGATTAGTATAAACACATGCTTAGAtaataacatatgattaatatcatttaaatttaaataatgattgCACCCAACCATGATTCATAATTCATCTCCCCCAGCCATGATCAGATCTATTTCCCAGTCAATTGGGCATGACAAGTTGTCTCCTTCTAAACAGCGTACACACTTTTCCTTTCATATCTACCGACCAATCAGCCTCGGGATACGTATCATTCTCAGgtaaaaactcaaaattaaaataatcttagtttaaatattttaaattttttattatccatGACAATTATTTGTTACAATGATAAATGTAATACATgatgtaaaaaaagaaaaacatattcaGTGCCATGCTCTTTTTATTCCAGTAGTAATATTTACTGAGGCTGAAATAGAGTTGACCTTTGCTATATTCAAGCttggttttgttattttttaaccgAGTCCAAAGTTCAAATTAAAGCTTTTTTGAGGTTCATTTGTCACTTTGGCTCAGTTTATTGGGAAAAATATAGAGTTTGAGCTAAACTCGATTAAATGCATTACAAACATCTACATTGATTTAACTAACATAATACGGCTGCAATATTGATAAAGGGTTAAATTGGGTTAAATTGTTTTGGTAACTAATATGCTATAGTACGAGTTGATTATGAACCTTAGCAAGCTATGTTTGAGCGCGTTCAaacttaattagtttattttatgaACTCATAAATTAAGTTTGAGAATAACTTGTTTAACTTAATAACCAAGCCCAGTCAAGTAGAGCCTTTGACGAGTGACGAGTGACAAGACAAGCTTTCAGAGTTTTTAATGAACACATTGATTCATTTACCACcgtattatttacttatttatttatttttgatgaaacttggACAAGCTACCTGTTAGAAGTTAGAACATGCACAAATACCAAAGTTTAATTATCCAATCCAAGTGTCCTCAACTTAAGATGAGAGGCTTGGATTAGAAGGCTACACTCACAAATGATAACTCATTATAATTGTTCCTTCcatcaagtttggaactcaagAATTTTGAATATCTCACTTTTGATTTTCATAATGGTCCCAAGGTACTACTAGGGTTTACAACCTCTggctatttattttatttttaataaaaatatgaattaatacATGTTGtacactgatatatatatatatagtgttaacGTCTGATCTACTAACATAAGGTCTCATATATAGGTTAATTTGTTATGTTGAAGATGAAGGTTTGAACCTTAGTTCACATAGGTGAAGGTCACAAATATTGTAATAAATGTTGTATGTGTTCACATGGACGGAACCAATGGGGGCTAGTATGGGCTTCAGCCCTCCTCGGCACCGGAGATATTCTTTGCTTGACTGGAAAACACATAATCAGCCCCCCTTCGGCCCGGCCAGCCGCCCTTCCTCCGGACCTCCGCAACTCCAGCCCGGGACCCTCGTAGTTGGCCGCCCCCCTCTCTCCCTCATACTTCTCTCTCTCCCGAGCCCCCAGCGACCCCTTTCacctttttttctatatatatattcatagatttttttaatttttatttttttttaaaatctctctatctttaattcttcatagattttttttgtatttctaaaTATCTCTCTTCATCACTATAtcttcatagattttttttattttttaaaataattttttaggtttttatttttatttaaaaataaatcattttttttacaaattaatagctatagtctaaaatataataatatttttaaaaaatattaacaaaaattattatttaatctatggatatgttataaattactttaaaaacccaattaatttatataatatataaaattatattattaatagatttttttaaaaattattgtttgacacttaatttttataaactaaaatataaattaatatttaaataaatttaaaattttataaaaaatttattaattgaatttatgggtgaattaaatagaacatgaatgataaagttcattattataaatatgtCTACAATGTGTTAGATTTAATGCCTTAATgagttaaaatattgaaaatatcaaatatcaaatattaacatgtatcataaattcataatgtatatatgtataactaaataatgtttagtgttAAATCTATATAACAAAATGCATGATTGCCTATATTGAGAAAgaggtttttgcaactattgacaatgaggcgattctacaatatttttaaaaatgcaaaCTTATTGTATTCAGTTACCTCCTCTGAGTAGCATGTGTCACAGAGATGACAGTTCTAGCTCAAGCGTGAGTAGATAAATGTTTTATGTGTTTtgtaattgatttaattaaatgtcacaatatcATACTATTTTGTATCGAATACAATTGTTATGTTGacttaaatagtttttttgacattttaccCTCAGCCCCCCTATAAATAAGTCCTGATTTCATCCATGTGTGTTCATCTTTGACACGTGACTTGTccacatttgttaaaaaaaattataaatataataaaaaaaaattgacatgtaaagtatatgaatatatttttaataattaatattgataattgAGCCCCAaagcacaaataaatatttaatgtaaaGATATAACAATTTACCAGGTATATTTAACATGAGCAATAATAAGaggatatatttgttatttCGGATTTTTCCAGGGGTACGTATGTCGAAATCTCagacattattttaaatttacaagCTTATCGGATGCGGATTATGAGTCTATGAATCCGACCCGCTACAAGAGCAAGAGCCAACACCTTCCCCGTTTACCAGTCTCCTTTTAAATCCGCTACTCGTCCTTTAACAGCGAACAGCGTGATAGATCGAATTGCATCCGTCCATCTGTCAGTGGGCTCCATTCTTACATTCCAATTGCTTTCGTGGGGCCCGCGGCAGCCCCGATTTCATCTCTCTTCTCTTCCAACCAGACTTCGTCGTTGCGCTTTCTCCTCCATCGCCTCCTCCCCCGATCTCGTCGTCTCTCGTCGGAGATCTCTCGCCGTGCCGCCGCCGAGATAAACCGGAGGCTCCATGGACGAATTCCCCGGCCTTCTTGCCCGTGATTTCGGGCTCCGTCCTCAGGGCAAGGGTGCACCCATGGCCCCTCTTGCCGGATCCGCCCGATCCAACCAAGGCCCCGCCTTCGACGATGTATTTGGTGGCCCTCCGCGGTTCTCACAGCCCCGATCTCCACCTTCGTCCTTTGACTCTCTATTCCCTGGTCTCAAAGACCCACCGCCCGCCTCCAAATCCTCGTCTCTGCCCGTCTATGATAAGCCTGTTTACGATGATGATATCTTCGATGGAGTTCCTGGGGTTAGGAGCTCGGCATCGGGGAAGTTTGACGATGTGTTTGCTTCGATGGGGTCGCACGAAGCGTCGGCGCCGCCGATGGGGGATTTTTTGGAAAGTCTTGGGCGGCCGCCGGCCGAATCAAAGGGTTCGGGGAGTGGGAGAATCGGTGATGAGAAGGAGGATTTGACGGGTTTCGATGAGCTGATCCCTGGGTTTGGAGGCAGCTCCGTTCCACGGAAGAGGTACATCTCGGATCCACTGGTTGTATTTATTGATCTTAGTGTCTGCATTCTTTGTGTGTTTGTATGTCAACAAGTTTTGGGATTCAAATCTTGCAATATGCTTGCTTTCACAATGCTGCATAGAAAATGAGGCTCTTTTCTGTAATTGTCTTACTATTTATGCTGAATTAGCTTGTCATATCAATTCACACTCCGGACCATTTGGGGACATAGAAGTGGAAAAGATTGAAGGACCTACTGCTTTGTTATTTACCATTGGTGAGCTAGGTAGGAATTGACTATTTGATGTTTGTCTATCTTCATGGAGTCAATAGCTTATTTGCCATTTTTCCTTTCACTCCTGGAGTAAACAAGATAGAACTAGGACAAAGGGAACCCTGCGGGGAGAACTTCTTGTTGAGCGTATTTCTCTTAATCTTAAAAGtttgtggaattgagaatggtgCAAGAACCTAGATGTTATTGCAAAAATTGCAAGGCAGGAGTAAAATGATCATTAAGCTGTAAGCTGCAGGGAACACATTTATGAcctttctttccattttctttaattagatGCTCCATTGCTAAGCGCAtgtcattaaatattttttaatgcaatatgttttaaaaagcaAGTACAATTTTATGGGAAGCTTCTTATATGTCCATCTCCGATTTTACAATCAAGCAGCTTGTTGCTTGCCATGATCATGGCACACATCTGGTCCTGTGTCTCTATTCCAGAGTCCAGACATGTTGAATCACTTCAGATTCTCAAATCGCTGGATCTagataaaagtaatttttgatTAACCTTTATTTTGCCATCATGTGTAAGTGGGAGAATTTGGGTTTTTCTATTCTATGTGTCATTTGATGACAATTGCCAATAATTTGCAAACACAACTTGCCTGTATGATTTCACTTGTGCTTGCCATATGCAGGGCAAAGGTACAGAAGTGGTAATGACATCTGGTGGTTCAagaatttttgatttatttgaactGATTAAATCAATTAGTTTTCTCATTATAAGAATTTGTATTAACCCATTTTGTTATCACTTCTAAATTGACTATTCATAGTGGATGCATTTAGAGCGAAAATCCTTGAGTGGCTGTTCTTGTTGTGATCTATTTTTGTTGTGaaatatctatttttgttttttttccctgaGTGCAAAAAAGTGAATTTTTACAGGGAGTCTCCAGAGGCTAGCTTTCGATCATCATCAGTTCCAGCATCAAAGTCAGCCACCAATGTAGCAGATGATCCCTTTGTCATCTTGGAAACATCTACATCAGCAAATCCATCCCCTGGGTTGTTCTCTGATCCGCTGGAGCAGATTAGCAGCCATACCAGCTACGGAAGCTCAAAGATCAATGATTCTTCTGTCAGTGGGGGGCTATTTGATGATTTAGGTGCTTTTAGTGGGGTTAACAAATCAATTCCACCATTTACATCAGGAAATAATGAACATGGTAAGGATGAGAGTGTGCTGAAGCATGGCCAGAACAAAGGCCATAATGATCCTTTTGCTGATTTAGAACCGCAGGATCATTTTTCCAGTGAGATGATGGGGAATACGATGCCTAAAATGAGTACAACTGATGGCTATCAGGAGCAAAATCACAAATTGTCTGAGAAGCGTAGCACATCGCCCGATCCTTTTGAAGATCTTAGCAGAAGTGGTTTTCAAAGTTCAGATTCTAATGCTAGATCATATGAACAAAATGCTAAAGTGGATCCATCTCCAACATTTGATGAAACTTTGGAAGCAGCGGAAGATGTATGGCTCACGGTTTCTGAAATCCCTCTCTTCACCCAACCTACAAGTGCTCCACCTCCATCAAGATCACCACCTTCATTAGTTATTAAACAGGGACCTTCAGGTAAAACAGACCGAAGTGtaaattctaaaagaaaagatgacAAATCATCTAGCCAGTTCAGTCCAAGATTCGAGGACTCTATCAAGAATTCTAGGGCATCAACTATAGAGGAACTTGAAGATTTTGTTATGGGTAAGCCACAAACATATCCCACCGATCGGGCAGAAGTTCtttatggtgaagatgattttGATAGAAATTCAGTTGCAGCAGCATCTGCAGCTGCTATGAAGGAGGCTATGGATAAAGCTGAAGCTAGATTTAAACATGCCAAGGAAGTAAGAGAAAGAGAACGAGATGCAAGATCCTCTAGAAGCAAAGAGACTGCACAGCAAGAAAGAGATGGCAGACCAATATTGGATCCCTGGGATTTAGGCCAAGAGAAACAAGAAAGATTAAATAGTGAAAGAGAACAGAgggagagagaagagaaagagaaggaggaAAGGAGATTAGAAAAGGAGAGGGAACTGGGACTTGAAAGGGAAAGAGAGAAGGCTAGACAAGCTGTAGAGAGGGCTACTAGAGAGGCACGAGAAAGAGCTGCTGCTGAAGCTCGTTCGAAAGCTGAGAGAGCTGCTGTTGAGAAGGCCAATGCTGAAGCTCGTCAGCGTGCAGAGCGAGCTGCGGTTCAGAGAGCGGCAAATGAAGCACGTGAAAGAGCTGCAGCTGAGGCAAGACAAAAAGCTGAAAAGGTTGCTGCAGAAGCTAGAGAGCGGGCTGCAGCAGAAGCAAGGATTAGAGCGGAAAGAGCTGCAGTTGAGAAAGTGACCGCTGAAGCTCGTGAAAGGGCTGCTGCTGAAGCCAGGGAAAAAGAAGCACGGGAAAGGGCTGCTGTTGAGAGAGCTGCAGGAGAAGCAAGGCTTAGAGCTGAAAGAGCTGCGGTTGAGAGGGCTGCTGCAGAAGCTCGAGAAAGGGCTGCTGCCCAAGCACGAGAAAGAGCTGCTGCTGAAGCTCGTCAAAAGCAGCAGAAAAATGATAATGATCTTGAGTCATTCTTCAATATGGGTGCTCGAGCTAACAGTGCTCCGAAACAAAGAGCCATGCCCTCGGTAGGGACCTATCTATTTGCCACATTATTCATCTTGCAACAATTCTACCAACCACCTCATGACAAATTTATTTTCAGGAAAATTTCTTCGATGGTCAAGTACCAAGGAAGGCGGTCCCTGATACGGCTCCGAGGTCATCTTCTACTTCATCCACCATTAGAAAGGCATCATCAGCAACCAATATTGTTGATGACCTGAGTTCTATTTTTGGAGGTGATAAAT contains:
- the LOC120249417 gene encoding auxilin-related protein 1-like: MDEFPGLLARDFGLRPQGKGAPMAPLAGSARSNQGPAFDDVFGGPPRFSQPRSPPSSFDSLFPGLKDPPPASKSSSLPVYDKPVYDDDIFDGVPGVRSSASGKFDDVFASMGSHEASAPPMGDFLESLGRPPAESKGSGSGRIGDEKEDLTGFDELIPGFGGSSVPRKRESPEASFRSSSVPASKSATNVADDPFVILETSTSANPSPGLFSDPLEQISSHTSYGSSKINDSSVSGGLFDDLGAFSGVNKSIPPFTSGNNEHGKDESVLKHGQNKGHNDPFADLEPQDHFSSEMMGNTMPKMSTTDGYQEQNHKLSEKRSTSPDPFEDLSRSGFQSSDSNARSYEQNAKVDPSPTFDETLEAAEDVWLTVSEIPLFTQPTSAPPPSRSPPSLVIKQGPSGKTDRSVNSKRKDDKSSSQFSPRFEDSIKNSRASTIEELEDFVMGKPQTYPTDRAEVLYGEDDFDRNSVAAASAAAMKEAMDKAEARFKHAKEVRERERDARSSRSKETAQQERDGRPILDPWDLGQEKQERLNSEREQREREEKEKEERRLEKERELGLEREREKARQAVERATREARERAAAEARSKAERAAVEKANAEARQRAERAAVQRAANEARERAAAEARQKAEKVAAEARERAAAEARIRAERAAVEKVTAEARERAAAEAREKEARERAAVERAAGEARLRAERAAVERAAAEARERAAAQARERAAAEARQKQQKNDNDLESFFNMGARANSAPKQRAMPSENFFDGQVPRKAVPDTAPRSSSTSSTIRKASSATNIVDDLSSIFGAAPSSGEFQDVEGETEERRRARFERHQRTLERAAKALAEKNERDMQTKRDQEERHRIAETLDTEIKRWAAGKEGNLRALLSTLQYVLWPECGWQPVSLTDLITGASVKKVYRKATLCIHPDKVQQKGANLQQKYIAEKVFDLLKEAWNKLNSEELF
- the LOC120249670 gene encoding probable E3 ubiquitin-protein ligase BAH1-like 1; this translates as MKFCKRYQEYMQGSNRGLPEVPLKKLKRLLKSCRTKSRSQHHQHNPSTSLPLHCPVCDATFFPSLLKEISAVVCCFNEKAKTLLELHSSSCSIKCILWFGASKLLNNRETMMQEAKKLITYAVINSAAIRKILKKYDKIHNCNKGEIFRSKVQSMYLEILQSPWLCELLAFYINLRRRASNHGTEAPWFFGDCSLSIDDGKPMLNYGLFDRVNLQIDLSCSICLETVFDPVALRCGHIFCYICFCSAASVTIIDGLDTADSKTQCPLCRRSGVHKGAVNLDELSFLLSQSCPDYWKKRLRTERIERVQQAKEHWESQCRSLMGI
- the LOC120250255 gene encoding translationally-controlled tumor protein homolog; the encoded protein is MLVYQDLLTGDELLSDSFPYTEIENGMLWEVEGKWVVQGAVEVNIGANPSAEGGEEDEGVDDQAAKVVDIVDTFRLQEQPAFDKKQFVTYVKRFIKLLTPKLEAEKQEAFKKHIEGATKHLLGKLKDLQFFVGESMHDEGSMVFAYYKEGATNPTFIYFAYALKEVKC